The following proteins are encoded in a genomic region of Glycine soja cultivar W05 chromosome 17, ASM419377v2, whole genome shotgun sequence:
- the LOC114392767 gene encoding calcium homeostasis endoplasmic reticulum protein-like: MERQGHDYAAASAMAYAQQQRQAANMQQQQQFGFHPQHQQFPSSMHGPPFIPSGPGPGPGPAPPPMQQFPYHPALQQQQQQQQQPLPQLHPHAPPPPHLLLQQQQHQGPPTFPSHYPPPLVPSPFYDSAPAPPPVAPPSDPELHKRIDKLVEYAVKNGPDFEAMICEKQRDNPSYSFLFGGEGHGYYRYKLWLSTRPPGGPFNPSFPSSSMPMMHPPNPMMNLSPLNASPMNPAGIGSSPSMLGPPHFQQFYDQQHHHQHPQSFGLPGRPEYDPSSKSFKGVFGPLPSDVAMELSNVLNNLNGTKESIKGAKLWFMQRSPFAPALAEALRDRVFALDEVERQLHIIYLANDILFDSLNRRTSSNDLDNEALAFKPVLGSMLARIYHNPQSNEEYRKRMQQMVEFWSSKKVYDQETISLLKGEMIGGPQSTSFPGASKDLSSASAESGSGILQTPNHVAQQWQTDRLGAGSSALDQDRLDKLAASAQSLSVPLAAQQFLPSSAPPGAFPGSMAIPSSVQSANQAPGAHLLPPPSSNTSEQLPPYPLFPPGLIPGMVKKMQIGSGVPYSPLSPLDIPTIIPPSTVPPSEILQRVSNFFKEIGEVNPSEGPMNSDSRDDDEYDREYEREPPVRKGGACIPPPPTLQVDPETGTYADGTVERKPGSSGSGRLGLGATANPNEVSQYDDVYTSYRKQRSTNYHSSMSARAATR, translated from the exons ATGGAACGTCAGGGTCATGATTATGCAGCTGCATCTGCTATGGCATATGCTCAGCAACAGCGACAAGCTGCTAATATGCAACAACAGCAGCAGTTTGGATTTCATCCCCAGCATCAGCAATTTCCTTCATCAATGCACGGTCCTCCTTTTATACCCTCAGGTCCTGGTCCTGGTCCTGGTCCTGCACCCCCCCCTATGCAACAGTTCCCTTATCATCCTGCCCTacagcagcagcaacagcaaCAGCAACAGCCACTTCCACAATTACACCCTCATGCCCCTCCCCcgcctcatcttcttcttcagcaGCAGCAGCACCAAGGACCGCCCACGTTCCCTTCACATTATCCTCCTCCGCTTGTTCCATCACCATTTTATGATTCTGCTCCTGCTCCACCCCCGGTTGCTCCCCCTTCTGATCCTGAGCTCCACAAGAGAATTGACAAGCTTGTTGAGTATGCAGTGAAAAATGGCCCTGACTTTGAAGCTATGATATGTGAAAAGCAACGGGATAATCCTTCCTATAGTTTCCTCTTTGGTGGGGAAGGCCATGGTTACTACCGTTATAAGCTTTGGTTATCAACTCGTCCCCCGGGTGGTCCATTCAACCCGTCTTTTCCATCATCTTCCATGCCCATGATGCATCCtccaaatccaatgatgaatcTGTCTCCTCTAAATGCTTCTCCAATGAACCCTGCAGGAATTGGTTCTTCACCTTCGATGCTAGGTCCACCTCATTTCCAACAGTTCTATGATCAACAACACCACCATCAACATCCTCAGTCTTTTGGACTTCCTGGTCGGCCTGAGTATGATCCGTCATccaagtctttcaaaggggtCTTTGGGCCACTTCCATCTGATGTTGCAATGGAGCTCAGTAATGTCCTTAACAATCTGAATGGTACAAAAGAATCCATCAAAGGTGCAAAACTTTGGTTCATGCAGAGATCTCCATTTGCACCAGCCCTAGCAGAGGCTCTTAGAGATAGGGTCTTTGCATTGGATGAAGTTGAGAGACAATTACACATAATATACCTTGCCAATGACATACTTTTTGACAG CTTAAATCGGAGGACAAGCAGTAATGACCTTGACAATGAAGCTCTTGCCTTTAAACCTGTTTTAGGCTCCATGCTTGCAAGAATTTATCATAATCCACAAAGCAATGAGGAATACAGGAAAAGAATGCAGCAAATGGTGGAGTTCTGGTCTTCTAAGAAGGTATACGATCAAGAGACTATATCTTTACTGAAAGGTGAGATGATTGGTGGGCCACAATCAACTTCTTTTCCTGGGGCTTCAAAGGATTTATCTTCTGCTTCAGCAGAGTCAGGTTCAG GAATACTGCAGACACCTAATCATGTTGCCCAGCAGTGGCAAACTGATAGGTTAGGTGCTGGTTCAAGTGCCTTGGATCAAGATCGTCTTGATAAATTGGCAGCTTCAGCACAGTCACTATCAGTACCCCTAGCAGCTCAGCAGTTTCTTCCAAGTTCTGCTCCTCCCGGTGCCTTTCCTGGGTCAATGGCTATACCATCTTCTGTTCAATCAGCTAACCAAGCACCTGGTGCTCATTTATTGCCCCCTCCATCATCCAACACCAGTGAACAATTGCCACCATATCCATTATTCCCACCTGGCCTCATTCCGGGAATGGTTAAAAAGATGCAGATTGGTAGCGGGGTCCCATATTCTCCTTTGAGCCCTTTGGATATCCCAACTATAATACCACCATCGACTGTACCACCATCAGAAATTCTTCAAAGagtgtcaaatttttttaaagaaattggaGAGGTAAATCCTTCTGAGGGCCCTATGAATTCAGATTCAAGAGATGATGATGAATATGATAGAGAATATGAGAGGGAGCCTCCAGTAcgaaagggaggtgcttgcatACCTCCACCCCCAACCTTGCAGGTTGATCCAGAGACGGGAACCTATGCTGATGGGACTGTAGAAAGGAAACCAGGATCCAGTGGCTCAGGCAGGTTGGGGCTTGGGGCCACAGCCAATCCCAATGAGGTGAGTCAGTATGATGATGTATATACATCTTACAGGAAGCAGAGAAGCACCAATTACCATTCATCAATGAGTGCTAGAGCCGCCACAAGATGA
- the LOC114394163 gene encoding uncharacterized protein LOC114394163 — MAKSASNSLMQSLKRFIKKPWEITGPCADPEYKSALPLAVEYRLSCPATVKEKPIIPNSLPETVYDIKYFTRDQRRNRPPIRRTVLKKPDVEKLMKEQTFAVSDFPPVYLNSAVEEDINARGGGYQ; from the coding sequence ATGGCGAAATCGGCGTCGAATTCTCTGATGCAGAGCCTGAAGCGGTTCATAAAGAAGCCATGGGAGATCACGGGCCCGTGCGCGGACCCTGAGTACAAATCCGCATTGCCCTTGGCCGTGGAGTACCGCCTCAGCTGCCCCGCCACCGTCAAGGAGAAGCCCATCATCCCCAACTCCCTCCCGGAGACCGTCTACGACATCAAGTACTTCACCCGCGACCAGCGCCGCAACCGCCCTCCCATACGACGCACCGTCTTGAAGAAGCCCGACGTCGAGAAGCTCATGAAGGAACAGACCTTCGCCGTCTCCGACTTTCCGCCCGTTTATCTCAATTCCGCCGTTGAGGAGGACATCAACGCTCGCGGCGGCGGATACCAGTGA
- the LOC114393516 gene encoding 60S ribosomal protein L23-like, whose product MKSEISKTATFKVRHLYIICEGDQGEAQPVAIGDMFMDTVKKGKPDLLNPKGEMKGSTITGPIGNECAELWTRIVESQTTSNCFVSV is encoded by the exons ATGAAATCTGAGATAAGCAAAACAGCAACATTTAAG GTACGACACCTCTACATCATATGTGAAGGGGATCAAGGGGAGGCTCAACCGGTTGCCATCGGCGACATGTTCATGGACACCGTCAAGAAGGGAAAGCCTGATCTCC TAAATCCCAAGGGTGAAATGAAAGGCTCTACTATCACTGGTCCAATTGGGAATGAGTGTGCTGAACTCTGGACCAGGATT GTTGAATCCCAGACAACGTCGAATTGTTTTGTCTCTGTTTGA
- the LOC114392827 gene encoding transcription factor TCP17-like, with translation MMIESSSKVHGANNQQEGDDNNIKIEKLSKAPSTSSSSRSWSAFRNPRIVRVSRSLGGKDRHSKVCTIRGLRDRRIRLSVPTAIELYDLQEKLGLNQPSKVVDWLLETTKSDIDKLPPLQFPHCFAHHHQQTLLPGTSQFSLGGFYDAAANGGNENHLMATKSTRYWDIDSHSLNNGKDLVESVSNSLKGKSWIKTNEQENHQDGGIGGSSSTHNNREEYSSAHYKLFPIGTTTNNSYLPGLLNNGMTHNSSNHHSEPSSLSLSHFGSHGLFPSSHNAHPSSCSGVPFSSCNFSAASSGPQLLFCPPTSATPASAFYSVESDPRQSNNNVQIFSSSSQVMMPHPLIQSLHSTNSTLNRRIPTSFSSKLLDSDNNNDRSQPNKGSSTTRS, from the coding sequence ATGATGATAGAAAGTTCAAGTAAAGTTCATGGAGCCAATAACCAACAAGAGGGTGATGATAACAACATTAAAATTGAGAAGCTCTCAAAGGCACCCTCCACTTCCTCCTCATCAAGATCATGGTCAGCATTCAGAAATCCAAGAATTGTGAGAGTGTCACGTTCCTTGGGAGGAAAAGATAGGCACAGCAAGGTTTGCACCATTAGGGGACTGAGGGACAGAAGGATTAGACTTTCTGTTCCCACAGCAATTGAGTTATATGATCTTCAAGAAAAGCTTGGACTCAACCAACCTAGCAAGGTGGTAGATTGGTTGCTTGAAACCACCAAATCTGATATTGATAAGCTTCCACCACTTCAATTTCCTCACTGTTTTGCTCATCATCACCAACAAACCCTACTGCCAGGTACCTCTCAGTTTTCTCTTGGAGGCTTCTATGATGCTGCTGCTAATGGGGGAAATGAAAACCACCTCATGGCAACAAAGTCAACTAGGTATTGGGATATAGATTCACATTCACTAAATAATGGTAAGGATCTAGTTGAAAGTGTGTCAAACTCCCTAAAAGGAAAGAGCTGGATCAaaacaaatgaacaagaaaatcaTCAAGATGGAGGAATTGGTGGTAGTAGTAGCACTCATAACAATAGAGAGGAATATTCTTCAGCTCATTATAAGCTCTTCCCTATTGGGACAACTACTAATAACTCTTATTTACCTGGTTTGTTAAACAATGGCATGACACATAACTCATCCAACCACCATTCTGAGCCTTCAAGTCTATCTTTATCCCACTTTGGAAGCCATGGATTGTTTCCTTCATCACATAATGCCCATCCAAGCAGTTGCAGTGGTGTGCCATTTTCATCTTGTAATTTTTCTGCAGCATCATCTGGTCCCCAATTGCTTTTCTGTCCACCTACTTCTGCTACACCAGCATCTGCTTTTTACTCAGTGGAAAGTGATCCAAGACAATCCAACAACAATGTTCAGATCTTTAGCTCAAGTTCCCAAGTCATGATGCCTcatcctctcatccaatctctTCATTCAACCAATTCAACTCTTAATCGACGCATTCCAACATCATTTAGTTCCAAACTTCTTGATTCAGATAACAACAATGATCGTAGCCAACCAAATAAGGGTAGTAGTACTACTCGTTCTTGA